The Thunnus albacares chromosome 21, fThuAlb1.1, whole genome shotgun sequence genome window below encodes:
- the LOC122972279 gene encoding uncharacterized protein LOC122972279, translating into MSIFGLVWDVLKRFLTTTSPINGQVLLFLRPPDRHHQILYVFLLPDNIPLEEVKAKQEEAVYIRVLSDCNLITNRSYSVHCDEASRIQPEHKEFRQEYGPNFFPTFEVVLPINQEEVTLMVKDQEGRPVWKHVVYLTGPGLAETPSDPAETKLNSVREQFVDRVSEANLHKLLDKLLQRGVINNGEMEFAGTPTRADKARQVIDVVRGKGTEASSALIAALCEVDPCLSKELNLQ; encoded by the exons TCTTTGGACTGGTCTGGGATGTCCTTAAGAGGTTTCTGACCACTACATCACCAATTAATGGCCAGGTTCTGCTGTTCCTCCGACCTCCAGACAGACATCATCAAATACTCTATGTATTTCTGCTGCCAGACAACATTCCTCTGGAAGAG GTTAAAGCCAAACAAGAAGAAGCTGTGTACATCAGGGTCCTCTCTGACTGTAATCTCATCACTAATCGAAGTTACAGTGTTCACTGTGATGAGGCCTCCAGGATACAGCCTGAG CATAAAGAATTTCGCCAAGAGTACGGGCCAAATTTCTTCCCAACATTTGAGGTTGTCCTCCCCATAAACCAAGAGGAAGTGACTTTGATGGTCAAAGACCAAGAGGGGAGACCAGTGTGGAAACATGTTGTGTATCTAACAG GTCCTGGTCTGGCAGAGACTCCGAGTGACCCCGCAGAAACAAAGCTGAACTCTGTTCGGGAACAGTTTGTTGACAGAGTGTCTGAAGCTAATCTACACAAGCTGCTGGATAAACTCCTGCAGCGTGGGGTCATAAATAATGGTGAAATGGAGTTTGCCGGAACACCGACCAGAGCAGATAAAGCACGACAGGTGATCGACGTGGTGCGAGGAAAAGGAACAGAAGCCAGTTCAGCTCTGATCGCTGCTCTCTGTGAGGTGGATCCATGTCTTTCAAAAGAGCTGAACTTACAGTAG